Proteins encoded by one window of Bacillus sp. DTU_2020_1000418_1_SI_GHA_SEK_038:
- a CDS encoding acyltransferase — protein MRRTERFPVEGGNSLWHVYKTVPFWKVVKNFAVIQLARYTPFLGMKNWLYRTFLKMKVGEQTSFALMVMLDVMFPEKISVGRNTVIGYNTTILAHEYLIKEYRLGPVEIGSEVMIGANSTILPGVTIGDGAIVSAGTLVHKDVPAGTFVGGNPMRVIYSKEELAERWAEDPIYGMKKE, from the coding sequence ATGAGGAGAACGGAACGTTTTCCAGTAGAGGGAGGCAATTCCCTTTGGCATGTGTATAAAACCGTTCCGTTCTGGAAGGTAGTAAAAAACTTCGCTGTCATCCAGCTAGCCCGATACACCCCCTTCTTAGGGATGAAAAATTGGCTTTATCGCACCTTTCTGAAAATGAAGGTTGGCGAACAGACGTCATTTGCCCTCATGGTGATGCTTGACGTTATGTTCCCCGAAAAAATCAGTGTCGGCCGGAATACGGTTATCGGCTACAACACAACGATTCTCGCACACGAATATTTGATTAAAGAGTATAGGCTGGGTCCGGTGGAAATTGGAAGTGAAGTGATGATCGGCGCCAATTCCACGATCCTGCCTGGTGTAACGATAGGCGATGGAGCCATCGTGTCTGCAGGTACGCTCGTTCATAAAGATGTTCCAGCAGGCACCTTTGTCGGCGGAAATCCAATGCGTGTTATTTATTCAAAAGAAGAATTAGCTGAGCGCTGGGCCGAGGATCCGATTTATGGAATGAAAAAAGAATAA
- a CDS encoding ATP phosphoribosyltransferase regulatory subunit yields MSRLFMFEKPLGMRDTLPDLFNRKRKVRASIEEEMERWGYQFIETPTLEYYETVGSASAILDQQLFKLLDQEGHTLVLRPDMTAPIARVAASRLLKNDLPIRLAYTANVFRAQQREGGRPAEFEQIGVECIGDYTISADAEGIALIISSLQEAGLEDFQLSVGHIGFARTLFLQILGTEERADALTRFLYEKNYVGYREHVKGLGLSSIDKQRLLDFLKLRGGAEVIEMAFNLLENDLGREDVLQLQQLFEMMGDYGLDEKVKFDLTLVSHMSYYTGILFEVYAGNVGFPIASGGRYDQLLQKFGKETGATGFAIRIDRLLEALKDEEVGSQASCILFSPERRKEAYQVAKEQRSVGKRVVLQDINGVKDIDQCTNQYEDITFLVGKAGRETGI; encoded by the coding sequence TTGAGCCGCTTGTTTATGTTTGAAAAACCCTTAGGGATGAGAGATACACTGCCAGATTTGTTTAATCGAAAGCGGAAGGTAAGGGCTTCGATTGAAGAGGAAATGGAGCGCTGGGGCTACCAGTTTATTGAAACTCCAACACTAGAATACTATGAAACGGTAGGATCGGCTTCAGCGATATTGGATCAGCAATTATTTAAACTGCTCGATCAAGAAGGGCACACACTTGTCCTTCGTCCAGATATGACAGCCCCGATTGCCCGGGTTGCCGCTTCGCGTTTATTAAAAAATGATTTGCCCATCCGCCTTGCTTACACAGCCAATGTGTTTCGCGCCCAGCAAAGAGAGGGCGGCCGGCCGGCGGAATTCGAACAAATTGGAGTGGAATGCATTGGCGATTACACGATTAGTGCGGATGCTGAAGGGATCGCATTAATTATTAGTTCCTTACAGGAAGCAGGGCTAGAAGATTTTCAGCTTTCTGTTGGCCATATCGGATTTGCCCGCACTCTATTTCTGCAAATTTTAGGAACAGAGGAAAGAGCCGATGCGTTGACGAGATTCTTATATGAGAAAAACTATGTCGGCTACCGGGAGCATGTAAAGGGGCTTGGTCTCTCTTCGATTGATAAACAGCGGCTGCTAGATTTTCTAAAGCTCAGAGGCGGAGCAGAAGTGATTGAAATGGCATTTAACCTGCTTGAGAATGACTTAGGCAGAGAGGACGTCCTGCAGCTCCAGCAGTTATTTGAAATGATGGGTGATTATGGGCTTGATGAAAAAGTGAAGTTTGACTTAACGCTCGTCAGCCATATGAGCTATTATACAGGGATTCTTTTCGAGGTCTATGCGGGGAATGTTGGTTTTCCAATTGCTAGTGGCGGCCGTTATGATCAGTTACTGCAAAAATTCGGGAAAGAAACTGGAGCCACTGGCTTTGCCATTCGAATTGATCGCCTGCTTGAGGCCCTTAAGGACGAAGAAGTGGGATCACAAGCTTCCTGTATTTTATTTAGCCCGGAAAGGCGAAAGGAAGCGTATCAGGTTGCTAAGGAGCAGCGTAGCGTTGGTAAGAGAGTGGTTTTACAAGATATCAATGGGGTGAAGGATATTGATCAATGTACGAATCAATATGAAGACATCACCTTTTTAGTCGGCAAAGCGGGGAGGGAGACAGGGATATGA
- the hisG gene encoding ATP phosphoribosyltransferase: protein MKEILTIAMPKGRIFEDAVELLRQAGFRLPPEFDDSRKLIIDVPEESFRFILAKPMDVPTYVEHGVADLGIAGKDVMLEEERDVYELLDLKISACYLAVAGLPNAKMNNVAPKVATKYPNAAAAYFREQGEQVEIIKLNGSIELAPLIGLADRIVDIVSTGRTLKENGLIEYERMVDITSRLIVNPASFRMKDERISELVERLSEVKRLQSFDAP, encoded by the coding sequence ATGAAAGAAATTTTAACCATTGCGATGCCAAAGGGGAGAATTTTTGAAGATGCGGTTGAACTGCTCCGCCAAGCTGGATTTCGTCTCCCTCCGGAGTTTGATGATTCAAGAAAACTGATTATTGATGTGCCGGAAGAAAGCTTTCGGTTTATTTTAGCAAAGCCTATGGATGTCCCTACCTATGTGGAGCATGGTGTTGCAGACCTTGGGATTGCAGGTAAGGATGTCATGCTTGAGGAAGAGCGTGATGTCTACGAACTCCTTGATTTAAAAATTAGTGCGTGCTACCTCGCTGTCGCAGGCTTGCCTAATGCGAAAATGAATAATGTAGCTCCTAAGGTGGCAACGAAATACCCGAATGCAGCGGCGGCTTATTTCCGTGAGCAAGGGGAGCAGGTTGAGATTATTAAACTTAACGGTTCAATTGAGCTCGCGCCACTAATTGGCTTGGCAGACCGGATTGTTGATATTGTTTCCACAGGGAGAACGTTAAAGGAAAACGGCTTGATTGAATATGAGCGGATGGTCGATATCACCTCGAGATTAATCGTTAATCCAGCAAGCTTCCGAATGAAGGATGAAC